Proteins from one Salvelinus namaycush isolate Seneca chromosome 34, SaNama_1.0, whole genome shotgun sequence genomic window:
- the LOC120028333 gene encoding centrosomal protein of 164 kDa-like, whose protein sequence is MTAAAALQIGDQLILEEDYDENYIPSQQEIHEYAREIGIDPNREPELLWLAREGIVAPLPPEWKPCQDVTGDVYYFNFSSGQSTWDHPCDEQYRSLVNQERERAGTQPHGPPTTAAKKEKKNKKDKKEKKKKAKDQELLKPPRPLSLTFGPLQAPLGSLAPLRGLDGPALRGSLSSSGGLEPLKTPLGGPLSSLGSSLLGGRQEERVAFSPPGFEDEEDNISEDEQPSRRGSTRLLQNLHLDLDALGGGLQYEDSEASGLAPPEEKTEAELQDLALSGEHSPESPSQQQSEASEHMEVASSSTEDLKSGFGSKLSEKVLALKDLSPAVSPLLQDKVGIVKVSAEEEKERRKRAEAAERRLHGAGREDPVMEDRPPSQPSESQQTTGSSHCEPEPRPRAEVVSASTSLGVPGVQRPDTSRGRLVRSPHTQYKEEAPRQGEDSRRAQEEEREKERRETEREIEKERALRERQEKVRLLQEELRREEEEEERRLKEESEERVRSLRERLQSKGREEESRPSVESESRLLELREMARRERENQQRNIREEGEAMLRELRATLEAETEAERERIEAQGRRDLERLREESEEKLHAEKRRLLGERGEQLSSLKQEGRSSASERWRELKSPRSPEQHLAEYQRELGDVLQEVREEVQRDHARKLGQLKDDHHRELSSIRESHLDQEAVQKEQLLCVLQEERDRLLAAHSAQLERLRTQLDSQLCKTRQTHTRKEAEIQELGDRLELRARELKSQETILKTQAANLKKRRQQLGDEEDEIDRGIEALPGVMQERDGLRGDLERVEGQRDRARQEAERGREDRTKAREELERMREERDKAREESRRMKEERDRLESKVELLQERCDRLGRRVSDLEQSEIKRPSTRLDRTEEEERKKEKDSEAAPSAGREKVLHVEHLKEPPLSPISRDSESSLDDLHQYISSEGLSLQKARRFLERESGRLSERQAALQAAQALSSSSQYPNTTTHTQATQEMYRNLQQVREASDVEELRVTVQRGNSLLRRKEERLQQLESSVAEEVSHHHYYDDQGRLAADRKVTFDVTESDMSSVSNSHDGPGGEPAVPAKVQHLAESLQHISGQLNTVLGALGSLTQRQTPYQPLPLPLPLSQPRTPTSMPLSQLSMPLSGPSWAWAPHSTSTQPRDSEDLLNSRWAKLFPGASIESIATSSLRTNALYSGYSPASEQARSLSSMQPKAVEMDGQRLQGLIDGNKRWLETRRKDPSFHQTSVHTLSDPPNYEWTGPAEPG, encoded by the exons ATGACAGCAGCTGCTGCTCTGCAGATTGGAGACCAGCTGATCCTGGAAGAGGACTACGATGAGAACTATATCCCCTCTCAACAAG AGATCCATGAGTACGCACGAGAGATTGGCATTGATCCCAATCGGGAGCCCGAGCTCCTATGGCTGGCCAGAGAGGGCATTGTTGCCCCACTGCCTCCCGAATGGAAACCCTG TCAAGATGTGACGGGGGACGTGTACTACTTCAACTTCTCCTCGGGCCAGTCCACCTGGGACCACCCGTGTGACGAGCAATACCGCAGCCTGGTAAATCAGGAGCGAGAACGAGCCGGCACCCAGCCTCACGGGCCCCCCACCACCGCTGCTAAAAAggagaagaaaaataaaaaagacAAGAAGGAGAAAAAGAAGAAGGCAAAAGACCAAGAGCTCCTGAAGCCACCACGA ccaTTAAGCTTGACCTTTGGGCCCCTGCAGGCCCCGTTGGGGAGCCTTGCTCCTCTACGGGGTCTTGATGGCCCGGCCTTGAGGGGGTCCCTGAGCAGCTCTGGAGGGCTGGAGCCCCTGAAGACTCCCCTTGGG GGTCCTCTCTCAAGCCTCGGGTCCAGTCTACTGGGAGGGCGACAGGAGGAGCGTGTGGCTTTCTCTCCGCCTGGGTTCGAGGATGAAGAGGATAACATCTCAGAGGATGAGCAGCCG AGTCGTCGTGGCTCGACCAGACTGTTACAGAACCTGCACCTGGACTTGGATGCGTTGGGAGGAGGGCTGCAGTATGAG GACAGCGAGGCCAGTGGACTGGCCCCACCAGAGGAAAAGACAGAAGCAGAGCTACAGGACCTGGCCCTGTCTGGAGAGCACAGCCCTGAGTCCCCCTCTCAGCAG CAGTCGGAGGCCAGCGAGCACATGGAGGTGGCATCCTCCTCCACTGAGGACCTCAAG TCTGGTTTTGGCTCCAAGTTGTCAGAGAAAGTCCTGGCCCTGAAGGATCTCTCCCCTGCTGTTAGTCCACTCCTGCAG GACAAAGTGGGGATAGTGAAAGTCAGTgcggaggaggagaaggaacgGAGGAAGAGGGCAGAAGCTGCAGAGAG GCGTCTCCATGGTGCAGGCAGGGAGGATCCAGTGATGGAGGACAGGCCCCCCAGCCAGCCCAGTGAATCCCAGCAGACCACAGGGTCCTCCCACTGTGAGCCGGAACCCCGGCCGCGGGCCGAGGTGGTCAGCGCCAGCACCAGCCTAGGGGTGCCGGGGGTCCAGCGGCCTGACACCTCCAGAGGCCGCCTAGTTAGGAGCCCCCACACCCAGTACAAAGAGGAAGCCCCCAGACAGGGGGAGGACAGCAGAAGGgcccaggaggaggagagggagaaggagaggagggagactgagagggagatagagaaggaGCGTGCGCTGCGCGAGAGGCAGGAGAAGGTGCGCCTCCTTCAGGAGGAGCTGAggcgggaggaggaggaggaggaacggAGGCTGaaggaggagagcgaggagagggtcag GAGCCTGAGGGAGAGGCTCCAGAGtaaggggagggaagaggagagcagGCCGAGTGTGGAGTCTGAAAGCAGGCTACTGGAGCTGAGGGAGATGGcccggagggagagagagaaccagcaACGCAACATCAG GGAGGAGGGCGAGGCGATGCTGAGAGAGCTGCGTGCCACCCTGGAGGCGGAGACAGAGGCGGAGCGAGAGAGGATAGAGGCCCAGGGGAGGCGGGACCTGGAGCGACtgagggaggagtcagaggagaagCTCCATGCGGAGAAGCGGAGACTGCTTGGGGAGCGGGGGGAGCAACTCAGCTCCCTCAaacaggag GGGAGAAGCAGTGCCAGTGAGAGGTGGAGGGAGTTGAAGAGCCCTCGTAGCCCAGAGCAGCATCTAGCAGAGTACCAAAGAGAG TTGGGAGACGTGCTCCAGGAAGTGAGGGAGGAAGTGCAGCGTGACCACGCCAGGAAGCTGGGGCAGCTCAAAGACGACCACCACAGAGAACTCAGCTCTATCAGAGAGAGTCATCTGGACCAG GAGGCTGTCCAAAAGGAACAGTTGCTGTGTGTCCTGCAGGAGGAGAGGGATCGCCTGCTGGCCGCACACAGCGCCCAGCTGGAAAGACTCCGTACACAGCTAGACTCCCAGCTCTGCAAGACccgccagacacacacacgcaag GAGGCAGAGATTCAGGAGCTGGGGGACAGGCTGGAGCTGAGGGCCAGGGAACTGAAGAGCCAGGAGACAATACTGAAGACCCAG GCAGCGAATTTGAAGAAGAGGAGGCAGCAGCTTGGGGATGAAGAGGATGAGATAGACAGAGGAATTGAG GCTCTGCCTGGAGTCATGCAGGAGAGAGATGGACTGAGAGGGGATCTGGAGCGGGTGGAAGGACAGAGGGACAGGGCGAGGCAGGAGGCGGAGAGAGGGCGGGAGGACAGGACCAAAGCGAGAGAGGAGttggagagaatgagggaggagagggacaaagcgagagaggagagcaggaggatGAAGGAGGAGCGGGACCGGCTGGAGAGCAAGGTGGAGCTGCTGCAGGAGCGCTGTGATCGGCTGGGCCGCAGAGTCAG TGATCTGGAGCAGAGTGAGATCAAGAGGCCTTCTACTAGACTGGacagaacagaggaggaggagaggaagaaggagaaggatAGCGAGGCAGCGCCCTCTGCTGGACGGGAGAAAGTGCTGCATGTGGAACACCTGAAagaacctcctctctcccccatctccagAGACAGCGAGAGCAGCTTGGacga CTTGCATCAGTATATCTCCTCTGAGGGCCTGTCCCTGCAGAAGGCCCGGCGCTTCCTGGAGAGGGAGAGTGGTCGTCTGAGTGAGAGACAGGCAGCGCTGCAGGCAGCGCAGGCCCTGTCCAGCTCCTCTCAGTACCCCAACACCACCACGCACACCCAGGCCACACAGGAGATGTACAGGAACCTGCAGCAGGTACGT GAGGCCAGTGACGTGGAGGAGTTGAGGGTGACTGTGCAGAGGGGGAACTCGCTGCTACGCAGGAAAGAGGAGAGGCTGCAACAGCTAGAGAGCTCCGTAGCTGAAGAG GTCTCCCATCATCACTACTATGATGACCAGGGCAGACTGGCTGCTGATAGGAAGGTGACCTTTGATGTGACTGAATCGGATATGAGCAGCGTCAGCAACAGCCATGATGGCCCag gtggGGAGCCCGCAGTGCCAGCTAAGGTGCAGCACTTAGCCGAGTCGCTCCAGCACATCTCTGGCCAGCTCAACACAGTCCTGGGGGCTCTGGGCTCTCTGACTCAACGCCAGACCCCTTACCAGCCTCTCCCACTACCTCTGCCCCTCTCCCAGCCCCGAACCCCCACCTCAATGCCTCTTTCACAGCTCTCCATGCCTCTGTCTGGGCCCTCCTGGGCGTGGGCCCCTCACAGCACCTCCACCCAACCACGGGATTCTGAGGACCTGCTCAACAGCCGCTGGGCCAAGCTCTTCCCTG GGGCTTCTATTGAGTCCATAGCCACCAGTTCCTTGAGGACCAATGCACTTTATTCAGGGTACAGTCCTGCAAG tgagcaGGCTCGTAGTCTGTCCTCCATGCAGCCTAAGGCAGTGGAGATGGATGGCCAGAGGCTTCAGGGTCTGATCGACGGCAACAAGAGATGGCTGGAGACACGCAGGAAAGACCCCA GCTTTCATCAGACCTCTGTTCACACGTTATCGGACCCCCCCAACTATGAGTGGACTGGTCCAGCTGAGCCTGGATGA
- the LOC120028919 gene encoding apolipoprotein A-I, with protein MKFLALALTILLAAATQAVPMQADAPSQLEHVKVAMMEYMAQVKETAQRSIDLLDDTEYKDYKVQLSQSLDNLQQYAQTASQSLAPYSEAIGVQLTDATAAVRAEVMKDVEELRSQLEPKRAELKEVLDKHIDEYRKKLEPLIKDIVEQRRTELEAFRVKMEPVVEEMRVKVSTNVEETKAKLMPIVETIRAKLTDRLEELRTLAAPYAEEYKEQMFKAVGEVREKVMPLTNDFKGQVGPAAEQAKEKLMAFYETISQAMKA; from the exons ATGAAATTCCTGGCTCTTGCACTCACCATCCTGCTGGCCGCAG ctaCCCAGGCTGTTCCCATGCAGGCTGATGCTCCCTCTCAGCTGGAGCATGTGAAGGTAGCCATGATGGAGTACATGGCTCAGGTGAAGGAGACCGCACAGAGGTCCATCGACCTTCTGGATGACACAGAGTACAAAGATTACAA GGTGCAGCTGTCCCAGAGCCTTGACAACCTCCAGCAGTATGCCCAGACCGCCTCCCAGTCCCTGGCCCCCTACAGCGAGGCCATTGGCGTTCAGTTGACTGACGCCACCGCCGCCGTGCGCGCTGAGGTCATGAAGGACGTGGAGGAGCTGCGCTCCCAGCTGGAGCCCAAGCGCGCCGAGCTCAAGGAAGTCCTGGACAAGCACATAGACGAGTACCGCAAGAAGCTGGAGCCCCTGATCAAGGACATCGTCGAGCAGCGACGCACCGAGCTGGAGGCCTTCAGGGTTAAGATGGAGCCTGTTGTGGAGGAGATGCGCGTCAAGGTGTCCACCAACGTGGAAGAGACCAAGGCCAAGCTCATGCCCATCGTGGAGACCATCCGTGCCAAGCTGACCGATCGTCTGGAAGAGCTGAGGACCCTGGCCGCCCCCTACGCTGAGGAGTACAAGGAGCAGATGTTCAAGGCTGTTGGAGAGGTGCGCGAGAAGGTGATGCCCCTGACCAACGACTTCAAGGGCCAGGTGGGCCCCGCCGCCGAGCAGGCCAAGGAAAAGCTCATGGCTTTCTACGAGACCATCAGCCAGGCCATGAAGGCATAA